The following coding sequences are from one Epilithonimonas vandammei window:
- a CDS encoding DUF5715 family protein, giving the protein MRFLLIILLCSFSLFKSQKCYDLSAVLKVEPTELYKPHLLAAQNFGVNLLENTKTVDRYIAKAKLVKVKVKSRGYRLQTLEYSRPYLAKKARTTLEKMANRFATETKSFFVVSSVTRTLEDQCRLRKVNSNASLGISSHNYGAAFDISYVRFDHQLKINTKLEKELEKVLEEYKNLGKIFYIKEKQQSCYHVTVRNF; this is encoded by the coding sequence ATGAGATTTTTATTAATCATTCTATTATGCTCTTTTTCTCTGTTCAAATCTCAGAAATGTTATGATCTGAGCGCTGTGCTGAAAGTTGAACCCACTGAACTTTATAAGCCACATCTGCTTGCTGCGCAGAATTTCGGAGTTAATCTTCTGGAAAACACGAAAACAGTGGATCGGTATATTGCGAAAGCCAAATTGGTAAAGGTAAAAGTAAAATCAAGAGGATATAGATTACAGACTTTAGAATACAGTCGTCCTTACCTTGCCAAAAAAGCCAGGACTACACTAGAAAAAATGGCTAATAGATTTGCGACAGAAACCAAAAGTTTTTTTGTTGTCTCTTCAGTTACAAGAACTTTGGAAGATCAATGCAGATTGAGAAAAGTTAATTCTAATGCATCTCTCGGGATCAGTTCTCACAATTATGGAGCAGCTTTCGACATTTCTTATGTTCGTTTTGACCATCAACTAAAAATCAATACAAAGCTGGAAAAAGAATTGGAAAAAGTTTTGGAAGAATATAAAAATTTGGGGAAGATTTTCTACATTAAAGAAAAGCAGCAGAGTTGTTATCACGTAACGGTGCGTAATTTTTAA
- a CDS encoding LuxE/PaaK family acyltransferase, protein MKQNIFDIKTEEDFRTACLATFRYQYENLKVYRKFVDYLNINPSSINQVSDIPFLPIEMFKNHLVLDKNAEAENYFQSSGTTQMNRSKHYIADFSLYEESIYKSFEQFIGKPEDYIFLGLLPNYSENPHSSLIYMIDFLIKKSNKPENGYFLYNHQELFDLLQTLSDKKVILFGVSFALLDFLDYCHANSQTLQFSKTLTVIETGGMKGRKEEMTKDELLKIFQNGFKTDKIYSEYSMTELLSQAYCLGENIYKSPNWMKILVRNTEDPLSYVEEGRTGAINIIDLANRHSCAFLATQDLGKSENGFFQVLGRIDHSDIRGCSLLVS, encoded by the coding sequence ATGAAGCAGAATATTTTTGATATCAAAACAGAAGAAGATTTCCGAACAGCATGTTTGGCAACATTCCGTTATCAATACGAAAATCTAAAAGTGTATAGGAAGTTTGTGGATTATTTGAACATTAATCCTTCGTCGATTAATCAAGTTTCTGATATTCCATTTCTACCAATTGAGATGTTCAAAAATCATTTGGTTTTGGATAAAAATGCTGAAGCCGAAAATTATTTTCAAAGTTCTGGAACAACACAAATGAATCGTTCCAAGCATTATATCGCTGATTTTTCACTTTACGAAGAAAGTATTTACAAAAGTTTTGAGCAATTCATTGGAAAACCAGAAGATTATATTTTTTTAGGATTATTACCTAATTATTCAGAAAATCCACATTCTTCATTGATTTATATGATTGATTTTTTGATAAAAAAGTCAAACAAACCAGAGAATGGCTATTTTCTTTACAATCATCAGGAATTGTTTGATTTGCTGCAAACTCTATCAGATAAAAAAGTAATTCTTTTTGGTGTATCGTTCGCCTTACTGGATTTCTTAGATTATTGCCACGCAAATTCTCAAACTCTCCAATTTTCAAAAACTCTCACAGTTATCGAAACAGGCGGAATGAAGGGGAGAAAAGAAGAAATGACGAAAGACGAATTGCTGAAAATCTTTCAAAATGGCTTCAAAACGGATAAGATTTACTCAGAATATTCTATGACAGAGTTGTTGTCGCAGGCGTATTGTTTAGGTGAAAATATCTATAAAAGCCCAAACTGGATGAAAATCCTTGTTAGAAATACAGAAGATCCTTTGTCTTATGTTGAAGAGGGTAGGACTGGCGCAATTAACATTATAGATCTGGCTAACCGGCATTCTTGCGCATTCCTTGCAACGCAAGATCTTGGCAAGTCTGAGAATGGCTTTTTTCAGGTGTTGGGGCGGATAGACCATTCCGATATCCGTGGTTGTAGTCTTTTGGTTTCCTAA
- a CDS encoding UDP-2,3-diacylglucosamine diphosphatase yields MQIHLKSDKKIFFASDQHFGVPDLAQSRKREERFIRWLEMIKKDAQVLFLMGDLFDFWHEWKFVVPKGYIRVLGKLAELKDAGIDIYFFVGNHDLWMKNYFEDELGIPVFFEKKFYDINGKKFLLAHGDGLGPGDKGYKRMKKVFTNPFAQWAFRWLHPDIGMRIANYMSQKNKLISGVEDQKFLGEDKEFLIQYSKEKLKTEQIDYFVFGHRHLPLIFELENNSKYINLGDWISYFTYGVFDGQKFDLEKFED; encoded by the coding sequence ATGCAGATCCATTTAAAATCTGATAAAAAAATATTTTTTGCATCGGACCAGCATTTTGGTGTTCCGGATCTTGCCCAAAGCCGCAAACGTGAAGAACGCTTCATTCGCTGGCTCGAAATGATAAAAAAAGATGCGCAGGTACTTTTTCTTATGGGTGATCTTTTTGATTTCTGGCACGAGTGGAAATTTGTAGTTCCAAAAGGTTACATCAGAGTTTTAGGTAAGCTAGCAGAACTGAAAGATGCAGGAATTGATATTTATTTCTTTGTCGGTAACCACGATCTGTGGATGAAGAATTATTTCGAAGATGAACTGGGAATTCCTGTTTTTTTTGAGAAAAAATTTTACGACATCAATGGAAAAAAATTCCTTTTAGCACACGGAGATGGACTGGGGCCAGGAGATAAAGGTTATAAACGAATGAAAAAAGTTTTTACCAATCCATTCGCGCAATGGGCATTCAGGTGGCTACACCCAGATATAGGAATGCGAATTGCAAATTATATGTCTCAGAAAAATAAACTGATTTCCGGTGTCGAAGATCAAAAATTCTTGGGTGAGGACAAAGAATTTCTGATTCAGTATTCTAAAGAAAAACTTAAAACAGAACAGATTGACTATTTTGTCTTCGGACACCGTCATTTGCCGTTGATTTTCGAATTGGAGAACAATTCGAAATATATTAATCTAGGCGACTGGATTTCCTATTTTACTTATGGTGTCTTTGATGGGCAAAAGTTTGACCTGGAAAAATTTGAAGATTAA
- a CDS encoding DUF3575 domain-containing protein yields MKKLLLLCFINVMTSTFAQKNETYVKANALFLPIGILNVGVERSFAEHITGQADLFISPWKSFAGKHAQVYMLGFNGRYYFNETFKKFYVGVDFSLAQFNIQKWGYWNDNFYVHKNGVTTPYINSNLYQKGYSFMLGGLAGYQFTLADRWNLDLYFGFGTMQSFYKGYDKLSGDRYDNNGDSMGRETNRSGEFLPYKGGVMISYKL; encoded by the coding sequence ATGAAAAAACTTCTTTTACTGTGTTTCATTAATGTTATGACTTCCACTTTTGCGCAAAAAAATGAAACATACGTAAAAGCGAATGCTCTTTTTCTTCCGATCGGCATCCTAAACGTGGGAGTAGAACGTAGTTTCGCGGAGCATATAACGGGACAAGCAGATTTGTTTATCTCACCCTGGAAATCTTTTGCGGGAAAACACGCTCAAGTTTATATGTTGGGTTTTAACGGGAGATATTATTTTAATGAGACTTTTAAAAAGTTTTATGTTGGAGTAGACTTTTCGTTGGCACAGTTTAATATTCAAAAGTGGGGTTATTGGAATGATAATTTCTATGTCCACAAAAACGGCGTTACGACACCTTACATTAATTCTAACTTGTACCAGAAAGGATATTCATTTATGTTAGGAGGTCTAGCGGGTTACCAGTTTACGTTAGCTGATCGCTGGAATCTCGACCTTTATTTTGGATTCGGTACAATGCAAAGTTTTTATAAAGGCTATGACAAGCTGAGTGGTGATAGATATGACAATAACGGTGACTCTATGGGTAGAGAAACCAACAGAAGCGGTGAGTTCTTGCCTTATAAAGGTGGAGTAATGATTTCGTATAAATTGTAA
- a CDS encoding thioredoxin family protein, with amino-acid sequence MKKISLLLILIISQQAFSQHSIKFEESSFASILAKAKAEKKLVFMDAYASWCGPCKLMEKNVFTDKNVADFYNKNFVNARIDMEKGEGRDIAIKYGVRSYPTFLFLNGEGDVVGKELGYIQSKEFLELGQKNNNPQLVNTNLAEEFLKGKLDQDGLLNFIKLYASKDPILAKKASEKYFTNKKDKSFSGEEINVLLNFTQSVDDDNYKIFIANKAAITEFLPEKNYTQFNNYLKLMKIVSQATDDKTKTIDDAKVLKEGEGLFPKDELTKSLSVYKLNYYSAHDNFPAYEKTALEHYKNPEEFNSSELLAAASTIGEKSSDPKSLQIAARWAEKVVMSSENYDSTSILATLYDKLGKKEEAKMFAGMAAKFAKEENRDAAKMMEILNNK; translated from the coding sequence ATGAAAAAAATATCACTTTTACTTATATTAATTATTTCTCAGCAGGCATTTTCCCAGCATTCTATTAAGTTTGAAGAGTCCAGTTTTGCATCAATTCTTGCCAAAGCAAAAGCCGAAAAAAAACTTGTTTTTATGGATGCTTATGCTTCTTGGTGCGGGCCCTGTAAGCTTATGGAAAAAAACGTGTTCACAGATAAGAATGTTGCTGATTTTTATAATAAAAATTTTGTGAATGCACGAATAGATATGGAAAAAGGGGAGGGTAGAGACATTGCCATAAAATATGGCGTGAGAAGTTATCCTACTTTCTTATTCCTAAATGGTGAAGGTGACGTTGTGGGCAAAGAATTAGGTTACATCCAATCCAAAGAATTTTTGGAACTAGGACAGAAAAATAATAATCCGCAACTGGTCAATACTAATCTTGCAGAAGAATTTCTAAAAGGAAAGCTGGATCAGGATGGATTACTGAATTTCATTAAGTTGTACGCTAGCAAAGATCCGATTTTAGCAAAAAAAGCTTCGGAAAAATATTTTACTAATAAAAAAGACAAATCATTTAGCGGAGAAGAGATTAATGTTCTTTTGAATTTTACGCAATCTGTAGATGATGATAATTATAAGATTTTTATAGCCAACAAAGCTGCAATTACTGAGTTTTTACCTGAAAAAAATTACACTCAGTTTAATAATTATCTGAAATTGATGAAAATTGTAAGTCAGGCAACGGATGATAAAACAAAAACAATTGATGATGCCAAGGTTTTAAAAGAAGGCGAAGGCTTATTCCCAAAAGATGAACTGACAAAAAGTCTGAGTGTGTATAAGCTTAATTATTATTCTGCTCACGATAATTTTCCAGCTTACGAAAAAACAGCTTTGGAGCACTATAAAAACCCAGAGGAATTTAATAGTTCAGAATTACTGGCAGCAGCCAGCACTATAGGTGAAAAGTCATCGGATCCAAAATCTCTGCAGATCGCAGCAAGATGGGCAGAAAAAGTGGTGATGTCATCAGAAAATTATGATTCTACAAGTATTCTTGCTACATTATATGATAAGCTAGGGAAAAAAGAAGAGGCTAAAATGTTCGCTGGAATGGCAGCTAAGTTTGCAAAAGAAGAAAACAGGGACGCAGCAAAAATGATGGAGATTCTTAACAATAAATAA
- a CDS encoding DUF3822 family protein, giving the protein MRKLSLLFTKDGLQWQISKSRKVLEEKIFLKDEGTPKNLVEENLNEVLASEKFSEISVISSINHFSIVEEGFDQHDLGYNLISYNADVKRDSEELMLSVNKKFGIQFYYSFPKDFYQKIKALEIPVHFNFSGEKFLNALNVKNRKEIHVNLYHQQAEFFAIENKKVVLYNNLDAASEVDFLYFIMFTLSKIDFGISETHFYIYGETTENETFISEMQKFVPNLKIVFDNLHKKSFILA; this is encoded by the coding sequence ATGAGGAAATTATCCTTACTTTTCACGAAAGATGGTTTGCAATGGCAGATTTCTAAGTCCAGAAAAGTGCTGGAAGAAAAAATCTTTCTTAAAGATGAAGGCACACCAAAAAATCTGGTTGAGGAAAATCTGAATGAAGTTTTGGCTTCGGAAAAGTTTTCTGAAATCTCTGTGATTTCTTCAATCAATCATTTTTCCATCGTGGAAGAAGGTTTTGACCAACACGATTTGGGATATAATTTGATTTCTTACAATGCTGATGTAAAAAGGGATTCTGAGGAACTGATGTTATCTGTGAACAAGAAATTTGGGATTCAGTTTTATTATAGTTTTCCTAAAGATTTTTATCAGAAAATTAAAGCTTTGGAAATCCCAGTTCATTTCAATTTTTCGGGCGAAAAGTTCCTGAATGCTTTGAATGTGAAAAATCGAAAAGAAATCCACGTCAATCTTTATCATCAGCAGGCAGAATTCTTTGCCATTGAGAATAAAAAAGTGGTTCTTTACAATAATCTGGATGCGGCTTCGGAAGTAGATTTTCTTTATTTCATAATGTTTACTCTGAGTAAAATTGATTTCGGAATTTCTGAAACTCATTTTTATATTTATGGAGAAACAACTGAGAATGAGACTTTCATCTCAGAAATGCAGAAGTTTGTTCCAAATCTGAAAATCGTTTTCGATAATCTACATAAGAAGAGTTTTATATTGGCTTGA
- a CDS encoding four helix bundle protein, with product MLDDFNIVLIMSFKFEKLIIWQDSMEFGEIIFKISLAFPKDENFNLTSQIRRAVDSVALNISEGCILQSNPEFKRFLGYSIRSIAEVVTCLYKAKNRNYIDNVVFEENYKFAYKLMNHIISFRNKLI from the coding sequence ATGTTGGATGATTTTAATATTGTGTTAATTATGAGTTTTAAATTTGAAAAATTAATTATTTGGCAAGATTCGATGGAATTTGGCGAAATCATATTTAAAATTTCATTAGCTTTTCCAAAGGACGAAAATTTCAACCTCACATCTCAAATCCGTAGAGCTGTAGATTCAGTAGCTTTAAATATTTCTGAGGGATGTATTTTGCAGAGCAATCCAGAATTTAAAAGATTTTTAGGATATTCGATAAGGTCAATTGCAGAAGTTGTCACCTGTCTTTATAAAGCTAAAAATCGTAACTATATTGATAATGTTGTTTTCGAAGAAAATTACAAATTTGCCTATAAATTAATGAATCACATTATTTCATTCAGAAACAAATTAATATAA
- a CDS encoding RsmD family RNA methyltransferase yields MFRIISGKWKAKRIAAPKNFDVRPTTDFAKEALFSIIENQYDLEFCSVLDLFAGIGSITLEFASRDCKDITSVELNPKHAGFINSTANELDMGLQVNVQRADVFDWLKRKRNHEKKYEIIFADAPFETEENKYNEMIDLVLNNELLKPNGIFILEHQSRIKFTHPNLKDTRKYGNVSFSFFQSEPISK; encoded by the coding sequence ATGTTCCGAATCATATCAGGAAAATGGAAAGCCAAAAGAATTGCGGCTCCAAAAAATTTCGATGTAAGACCAACGACAGACTTCGCTAAGGAAGCGCTGTTCAGCATCATTGAGAACCAATATGACCTTGAGTTTTGCTCGGTTTTAGACCTATTTGCAGGCATCGGCTCCATTACTTTGGAGTTTGCTTCCCGCGACTGCAAAGACATCACTTCCGTTGAACTGAATCCAAAACACGCGGGATTTATCAATTCTACAGCTAACGAATTGGATATGGGATTACAAGTGAATGTTCAGCGAGCTGATGTTTTTGATTGGCTGAAAAGGAAAAGAAATCACGAAAAAAAATACGAAATCATTTTTGCTGATGCACCTTTCGAAACGGAAGAAAATAAGTACAACGAAATGATTGATTTGGTTCTTAATAACGAATTGCTAAAACCAAACGGCATTTTCATTCTGGAACATCAGAGCAGAATAAAATTCACTCATCCGAATCTAAAAGACACCAGAAAATATGGAAATGTAAGTTTCTCATTCTTCCAAAGCGAACCGATTTCTAAATAA
- a CDS encoding glucosaminidase domain-containing protein: MRNFIRLLMIFILFFSLKISAQNSYISQYKAFATELSQEFGIPTVVILSIAYMETGGGTSSACKVLNNHFGMTGKNDINSSRFKSFADSKASYRAFCEWVSKRKFYEKLKGSQDHNNWFMAIASSGYSTKPAEWKQKLNVVMKKIGL; encoded by the coding sequence ATGAGGAATTTCATCAGATTATTAATGATTTTCATTCTGTTTTTCAGTTTAAAAATCTCTGCACAGAATTCTTACATCAGTCAGTATAAAGCTTTTGCAACGGAACTTTCTCAGGAGTTTGGAATTCCCACAGTGGTGATTCTTTCCATCGCTTATATGGAAACCGGCGGTGGTACAAGTTCCGCTTGCAAGGTTCTGAACAACCATTTTGGAATGACTGGAAAAAACGACATCAATAGTTCCAGATTCAAAAGTTTTGCTGATTCCAAAGCTTCTTATCGTGCATTTTGTGAATGGGTTTCCAAAAGGAAATTCTATGAAAAGTTAAAAGGTTCGCAAGATCATAATAATTGGTTTATGGCTATCGCATCTTCCGGATACTCTACAAAACCTGCGGAGTGGAAACAAAAACTGAATGTCGTGATGAAGAAAATCGGCTTGTAA
- the murI gene encoding glutamate racemase, translated as MKKKKADYTHLSANQPIGIFDSGVGGLTVAKEIKRLLPNEDLIYFGDTKHLPYGEKSREAIVGYCTKITEFLLEKNCKAIVIACNSATANALQEVQELVADRVPVIDVINPVAEKVSYEIHNNVGVIATKATVNSGLYKKSIRKHNKFIKVDELATPLLVPAIEEGFKNHPITHSIIYNYLSNSKLKNIETLILGCTHYPLLIDEIKQYYGNRVRVIDSPNIVASQLKIILDKHNLLNEENHQSTYQFFLSDITKNFEKISKKFFGKSIDLELKVL; from the coding sequence TTGAAAAAGAAAAAAGCCGACTATACGCATCTTTCAGCCAATCAGCCAATCGGGATTTTTGATTCCGGCGTTGGTGGATTAACGGTTGCAAAGGAAATTAAAAGATTATTGCCTAATGAAGATTTAATTTATTTCGGTGATACCAAACATCTTCCTTACGGCGAAAAATCCCGTGAAGCTATTGTTGGTTACTGTACAAAAATTACCGAGTTCCTTTTAGAAAAAAACTGTAAAGCGATTGTGATTGCATGCAACTCTGCGACAGCTAATGCACTTCAGGAAGTTCAAGAATTGGTCGCAGACAGGGTTCCTGTGATTGATGTAATTAATCCGGTTGCAGAAAAAGTATCTTACGAAATTCACAATAATGTTGGCGTGATTGCAACTAAAGCAACTGTCAACTCAGGGCTTTACAAAAAATCAATCCGAAAGCATAACAAATTTATCAAGGTGGATGAATTGGCGACACCACTTTTGGTTCCGGCGATTGAAGAAGGTTTTAAAAATCATCCGATTACACATTCTATTATTTATAATTATCTGAGTAATAGTAAACTGAAAAATATTGAAACCTTGATTCTCGGCTGTACGCATTATCCATTATTGATAGACGAAATCAAACAATATTACGGAAACCGCGTTCGTGTCATCGATTCTCCAAACATCGTTGCCAGTCAATTAAAAATAATTTTGGATAAACACAATCTTCTGAACGAGGAAAATCACCAATCTACTTATCAATTTTTCCTGTCAGATATTACCAAAAATTTCGAAAAAATTTCGAAAAAATTCTTTGGAAAATCAATTGATTTGGAACTGAAAGTTCTTTAA
- the hemW gene encoding radical SAM family heme chaperone HemW, with amino-acid sequence MPFCKQKCSYCNFHFSTSFSLKDEMLSAIKKEIQLRHNELENKTLKSLYFGGGTPSVLSVDEIKSLLDEIQKYFSFDENIEITLESNPDDLNKNFLKELSQTEINRLSIGTQSFFDEDLKLMNRAHNASEAESSIKRAQDFGLVNISVDLIYGSPTSNFEIWKDNLNKTIELQVPHVSSYALTVEPKTALEKWIENGKIRSPEETEQNQEFYYMKDFLKDNGFDHYEISNFGKPGFHSKHNSAYWKSEPYLGIGPSAHSYNGHLERSWNIANNPIYIKNLNQNILPKEKEILTEKDRFNEMIMIGLRTIWGVDLNRINQNFSSEVIDYLNQEIKSKIESGILEIENNYLKISEKHWFLADGIASDLFIV; translated from the coding sequence ATTCCTTTTTGCAAGCAGAAATGCAGCTATTGTAATTTTCACTTTTCAACTTCCTTTAGTTTGAAAGACGAGATGTTATCTGCTATCAAAAAAGAAATCCAACTCAGACACAACGAACTCGAAAATAAAACCCTGAAATCCCTTTATTTCGGTGGCGGAACACCTTCTGTTCTCAGTGTTGATGAAATCAAATCGTTGCTTGATGAGATTCAGAAATATTTCAGTTTTGATGAGAATATTGAAATTACATTGGAATCCAATCCAGATGATCTTAATAAAAATTTTCTCAAAGAATTATCTCAAACCGAAATCAATCGTTTGTCAATTGGAACCCAAAGTTTTTTTGATGAAGATTTGAAACTGATGAACCGAGCGCACAATGCGTCCGAAGCAGAAAGCTCGATTAAAAGAGCGCAAGATTTTGGTTTGGTAAACATCAGCGTCGATCTGATTTATGGTTCGCCGACTTCAAATTTCGAAATCTGGAAAGACAATCTCAATAAAACAATTGAACTGCAAGTTCCTCACGTTTCGTCGTACGCTCTTACTGTTGAACCAAAAACAGCTTTGGAAAAATGGATTGAAAATGGAAAAATCCGTTCTCCCGAAGAAACGGAACAGAACCAGGAATTTTATTATATGAAAGATTTCCTGAAAGATAATGGATTCGATCATTATGAGATTTCAAATTTTGGAAAACCAGGATTTCATTCCAAACATAATTCTGCTTACTGGAAATCTGAACCGTATTTAGGAATTGGACCGTCGGCGCATTCTTACAACGGACATTTGGAAAGAAGTTGGAATATTGCCAATAATCCCATTTACATCAAAAATCTAAACCAAAATATTCTTCCAAAAGAAAAGGAAATACTCACGGAAAAAGACAGATTTAACGAAATGATTATGATTGGGTTAAGGACAATTTGGGGTGTAGATTTGAACAGAATCAATCAAAATTTTTCCTCAGAAGTAATCGATTATCTCAATCAAGAAATCAAGTCAAAAATAGAATCTGGAATTTTGGAAATAGAAAATAATTATCTTAAAATTTCCGAAAAACATTGGTTTTTAGCAGACGGAATTGCGAGTGATTTATTTATAGTTTAA
- a CDS encoding PorP/SprF family type IX secretion system membrane protein: MKKSYLLYKIIVLLASGVMISVKSQETLPFYQQYLVDGDFLFNPALLGKTDDVVLNINYQKQFSQLSESPNVQSLGLHANVFDRVGAGISFFRDQNGPISSNGLMLGASYFIPITDEEDRQDQFSFGIGTNLYNMNIDYTQLNPEQPGDQVLGENTNDIFIAYANLGTAIKYRHFFAGVSVVDIPLSNDMSIVNGIEPSPTKFYFNLGYDWHFVDGLYLTPSMMMNLNTNSSRIIDYNVMATAFGEKSNISAGISFRSAKSAVGSQNLGLSPVIKGKVGFLTFGAVYNMGVSELTENFGNSFMLSLGFNIENFINSRGFRYR, translated from the coding sequence GTGAAGAAAAGTTACTTACTATACAAAATCATTGTTCTTCTAGCTTCGGGAGTAATGATTAGTGTAAAATCTCAGGAGACTTTGCCGTTCTATCAGCAGTATCTGGTGGATGGAGATTTCCTTTTTAACCCGGCATTATTAGGTAAAACAGATGACGTGGTTCTTAATATCAATTATCAGAAACAATTTTCACAACTCAGTGAGTCCCCAAATGTCCAGTCTTTAGGCCTGCATGCCAATGTTTTTGACAGAGTGGGAGCTGGGATTTCGTTTTTTAGAGATCAGAATGGACCTATTTCATCTAATGGTTTGATGCTTGGTGCATCTTATTTTATTCCCATTACAGATGAAGAAGACAGGCAGGATCAGTTTTCTTTCGGTATAGGAACCAATCTCTACAATATGAATATCGATTACACGCAGCTCAATCCGGAGCAGCCGGGTGATCAGGTGCTAGGAGAGAACACCAATGATATTTTTATTGCTTATGCCAATCTGGGAACAGCGATTAAATATAGGCACTTTTTCGCGGGTGTTTCTGTGGTTGATATACCCTTGAGCAATGATATGTCTATTGTGAACGGAATTGAGCCTTCACCAACTAAATTTTACTTCAATTTAGGCTATGACTGGCATTTTGTAGACGGGCTTTACCTGACACCTTCTATGATGATGAACCTTAACACCAATTCCTCAAGAATCATAGATTATAACGTGATGGCCACGGCTTTCGGAGAGAAAAGTAATATTTCCGCAGGAATCAGTTTCAGAAGTGCCAAAAGTGCGGTTGGTAGCCAGAACCTTGGGCTTTCTCCCGTAATCAAAGGTAAAGTAGGATTCCTTACTTTTGGTGCCGTTTACAATATGGGAGTTTCAGAACTGACAGAAAATTTCGGTAATAGTTTTATGTTGTCACTTGGATTTAATATAGAAAACTTTATTAATTCCAGAGGTTTCCGTTATAGATAG
- a CDS encoding RluA family pseudouridine synthase: MLDENEDFLENQFTEDDSSADENSGLFEHLNIKVDKNQEPLRIDKFLLIHRQNSSRNKISQTCRAGNVVVNGNPVKQNYRVKPGDEISVLLAHPPRENVIIPQDIPINIVYEDDDLVVVDKDPGMVVHPGFGNWDGTLVNALAFHFAKDPNYNSDLDRVGLVHRIDKDTSGLLVIAKNEYALSHLAKQFFDRKTKRLYWAFVWGNVQDDVGTVTGHIGRHPKNRMQMYTYVDGSHGKHAVTHYKVLERFRYMTWVECKLETGRTHQIRAHMKHIGHTLFNDERYEGNIIMRGVNLPKYKQFVQNVFEVLPRHALHAHTLGFIHPVTKKELYFESPMPKDMQEASERWRKYLENN, from the coding sequence ATGCTGGACGAAAACGAAGATTTTCTGGAAAACCAATTCACTGAGGATGACAGTTCTGCTGATGAAAACAGTGGACTTTTTGAGCATCTTAATATTAAGGTGGATAAAAATCAGGAACCCCTTAGGATTGATAAATTTTTGCTGATACACCGTCAGAACTCTTCCCGAAATAAAATTTCTCAGACTTGCAGAGCGGGTAATGTAGTGGTGAATGGAAATCCCGTAAAGCAAAACTACAGAGTAAAACCAGGCGATGAAATCAGTGTGCTCCTTGCCCATCCGCCAAGAGAAAATGTGATCATCCCACAAGATATTCCTATTAATATCGTCTATGAAGATGATGACCTAGTTGTAGTGGATAAAGATCCCGGAATGGTGGTTCACCCTGGATTTGGGAATTGGGACGGAACACTGGTGAATGCTTTGGCTTTTCATTTTGCAAAAGATCCGAATTATAATTCCGATCTGGACAGAGTCGGTCTGGTTCACAGGATTGATAAAGATACATCAGGATTACTGGTAATTGCCAAAAACGAATATGCGCTCAGTCACCTGGCAAAGCAGTTTTTTGACAGAAAAACGAAAAGGCTTTATTGGGCTTTTGTTTGGGGCAATGTTCAGGATGATGTAGGTACGGTTACGGGTCACATCGGGAGACACCCAAAAAACAGGATGCAAATGTACACTTATGTGGACGGAAGCCATGGAAAACACGCAGTGACTCATTATAAGGTTTTGGAAAGATTCCGTTATATGACTTGGGTAGAGTGTAAACTGGAAACGGGAAGGACGCATCAGATCCGTGCGCATATGAAACATATCGGACACACTTTGTTTAATGATGAGCGCTATGAAGGCAATATAATAATGCGTGGCGTTAACCTTCCGAAATATAAACAATTCGTTCAAAATGTTTTCGAAGTATTGCCAAGACACGCCTTGCATGCACATACTCTTGGCTTCATACATCCTGTCACCAAAAAAGAATTGTATTTTGAAAGTCCGATGCCAAAAGATATGCAGGAAGCGTCAGAACGTTGGAGGAAATATCTGGAAAATAACTAG